The DNA region TTACGGCATTACGAACCGGATGGAAGTCGAAGTGCGCGTGCCGTATGTCTATTCGACCAACGACACCGTCAGCCGCGAGATCTTCACGGGCTCGGCGCAGGACAACGTCTTCAATAGCAGCGGCCACGGCATCGGCGACGTTGAAATGACGTTGCGCTACCAGTTGAACGAAGGCGGCCCGGACAAGTTCTATTACATCGGCTGGCTGCGCTTCAAGACGGCCACGGGCAAGAGTCCGTTCGACGTCGTGACCGATTGCGTGACGCGCTGCATCGGCAATACGACGGGCACCGGCCTGCCGCTCGAACAGCCCACGGGTACGGGTTTCTATGCGATCCAGCCTGGTCTCACGTGGCTGTTCCCGAGCGACCCGGTCGTGTTCTTCGGCAACTTCAGCTACTTGCACAGCTTTGCCCGCAGCGATCTGAGCCTGCACATCCTGAACGGCGAGACCGATTTCGTCGGCAAGATCCAGCCGGGCGATATCTATGGCTTCAATGTCGGCATGGGTCTCGCGCTGAACGAAAAGGCTTCGTTCAGTATCGGCTATGACCAGAGCATCGTGCTGCCGACCAAGCAGAACGGATCGACCGTTCCCGGTTCGGTGCGCGTGATACTCGGCACGCTGCTGGTCGGCTACTCGTACCGCCTCACGCCAAAGACGACGCTCAACTTCTCGCTCGGCGCCGGCCTCACGCGCGACACGCCGGACCTCACGCTGACGTTCCGCATGCCGATCCAGTTCTAGGCCGGTTCGCCCATCACGCCTCTATCGAAACAAAAGCTCGCGACGCCTCCCCAGCGTCGCGAGCTTCTTCATTCAGGCTTCTATCTGGGCCTTACCGAATTCATCAATGCGTTGTTCAAGGTCGCACCCAGATTCATGCTCTTGAACAAACCCAACGAATTCACCGATGCATTGATCGTCGTCAGCGTCTGAATGTTCTGGTTGCTGAGCGTGTTCTGGATCACCGCGCCCGACAGGCCCTGCACGGCCCCCTGCTGCGCGATATTGCCGCCGCCGTTTTGCAGCAGCGACCCGATGTTCGCCGAAGCGAGCGCCTGCGCCTGTTGCGTCGTCATGTTGCTCAGGTCCGGAATATTGAAGCTGGTCTGCGTGACGAGATTGCCGTTCACGACTGCCATCCTCGATACGCCGAACGAGACTTTCAGGCCATTGGCCACATCGAAGCCGCCGCGCATCGAGTCGAGTTTTTCTTCGCTGATGGCGACTGTCGTTTTCGACGACCAGTTCGGATCTTCTGTGTCCGCTCGTGCCTTGGCTTCGTGACCGCGCTCGGGGGGCGTGTCGTCGCGCGACGCTCGAGGCACGGCAATCGGCGCCGCATAGGAAAGCGGCGCCTTGACCTGTGCCTGCGCGGGCAGCGCGGCGCGTTCCTTGATCTGCGGTTGCCCGGCTGTTTGCATCGATGTATTCATCGAAGCCGTCGAATCGTTCTGCACGCTCCTCGCCGTCTGCGCGACAGGCACGGCGATCGGACGCGCATAGGAAACGGGCGCCTTGCCGATTACACGCTCATTCGCAACTGGCGCTTCATGCGCGGGCGACACGGGGGGCGGTGTCGGCGTTGCATCGAGAGTCAGTTGTTCATGACGCGGCGGCTGCGCTTGCGCGTGATCTTCTACTTGTCGTGCGCGCGGTGCTTCGGTCTTTTCGGCCTTTTCATTGTTGTCACCTTTGCGCGCGGCAACCGCGATCGGTGCCGCATACGACACCGGAAGCGGTTGGACGGGCGCTTCGGCTTCCTGCGCGAGTGCTGGCGCTATGTGCGCCATGGGCGTTATCTGCGCGGCAAGCGCCGCGGCTGTATTGACTTCGGCCGCATCCTGGTGTTCAACCGCATCGCGCTGTGCCAGCACGTCGTTTTCTTGCGGAGACGACGACGAACCAGGCGTCGACGTAGCATCGACCGCATATAGCGCTTCGTCGATGACGGCTTCGTTCGTTGCGCGACTCGCTTCGTCATTCGCGTCCTGCTTCGCCGCGTTGTCCGCTTCGACCGCGTCTTCCCGCCGCGGCGTCGCGACGGCAATTGGCGCCGCGTACGACACGGGCACATGACGCATGCCGTCGGCGTCGCCGTCCTCGGAAAACGCGCGCGGCTTTTGCGCGGACAATGCATCGACGACTGCCTGCGTAATGGCATCCGCCGCATCGGCCGAAGGCGCGGCGTCGCGCAATACCAGCGGCTCGACGGCTCCGCCCGCGAGGTCGGGCGCAACGGCCGCCGCAGCAGGCGCGCCCTGTTCGAACGCATGCGCGCCGAACGTCACCATCGAACCACACACCATCGTGGCAATGCCGGCGAGTTTTCGGGTCTCGGTTCTCATGATGGCCCTCAGAAGTCACTCGCGCCGTGCTTCGGCATGACGGTGAAGAACAGACCATCGCGATTGACGCCCGTATAGAGCGGCGCGGGCGGCGCGACTCGCCAGTCGACGGGATCGTTGAAGACCCCGACGCCAGGTTTGTTATGGATGACGAACAGGACCTGGTCTTCCCATTTCGCCTCAAAGCTCTTCAACGGCACGGGACGCGTGCCCGTTGCGGGATCGCCGATCAGCACGCGGTCGTTCTTCAACCCTTTCACCACGACAAAATGGTGATAGCCGCTTTCGCTGATCAGCACGATTGCGGGCGTGTTCGTTTCGACGAGCTTTTGCAGCGGCAGCTCATAACCGTCCGCGATGAACCCGCGCCGCTCGAGAAAGCGCTTGATGTCGAGCAGCGAGAAGCCCTCGGTGCGGATCTTCGTTTGGTCGCCGTTCTCGAACATCTCCTGGAACGCGGTCTGCTCGCTCACCGGATAGTTGTATTGAAACGTGAGCAGCGTCGCCACGGCAGCAGACCCGCAACTGAAGTCGAACTGCTGCTTGATGGTGCGCTTGAAGCGAGCCTCTTTCAGGCTCGTCACGTGCATCGCGTAACCGGCGCCCGACGGTTCGTAGATCGTGATCGGGTCGGCGCGCGCCGGGCTTGCCGCCGTCAACGCGCACGCGAGCAGCCACGCGGCTCCCTGAAGACCTCCATGAAGGACTCCATGAAGTTTCATCGCTCATTCCCCGAAGCGCACATTGACGATCGTCGCGTTCTGGATCAGCACGTTCGCGCCCGTGTTCTGTATCACGGTAGGCAAGCCGCTCGCGTTCGAGAACGAGCCGCCCGCGATCACGTTCGACCCGGTGTCCACGTTGCGCGCGGTATTGTTCGCGACCGTGCCGCGCAGGTTCATGTCGTTGAAGACGGCTTCGCCGCCGCGATGCGCATCGAGTTGCTCGGCCGACATCGCGACACCGAAGGTCGCGTCGGCGGCGGGCGCCGGTGCAGGGGATGCAGCAGCTGTGCGGGCCTTCAGCGCACTCGCGTCCTGAGCGGCTGACACAACGGGGACGATCGACGTATCCGCTTGCACGGGAGAACGCAGTTCGCCGGCAACAACATAGGCTGCAAAGCAAGGCAGTCCGATGACGACAGGCAGTACCACCTTCGCAATGCGTTTGAACGCCTGCATGGTTGTCTCCTGGTGCTTCGCCGATCCGTGCTGCAACGGCCTTGCGGCGCGCGCGGCAGCGTCCGGCGAAGTGCGATTTGTGCGACCTTCGCCCGGCGCCGCTACCCCGTGCGCCGGAACGATGGAACAGGAGCCGTGGAGCGCGAACGCCCCACGGCACATCACACAACGACTTGTCGACGCTAACTGTCCTTCCCTTCAGTTAGCGGCCGACAGCCAGGTTTGCCTGCACGGTGACAGCCTGCTGTACGAGCGACGCCATACCGCTGTTCTGGTTCAGCACCATCACGCCAGCTGCCGACTGAGCCGCGCTCGCCATGTTGTTCGACATGTCGAATGAGCCCGTCGTCATCGTGACGGTTCCGCCAGCGCCGCCTGCACCGCCTGAGCCGCCTGTGCCTGCTGCGCCGGCTCCGGCCGAAGCCGTCGCCGCACCGCCTGCACCGCCTGCTGCACCCGCACCGCCTGTTGCTGCGCCGCCGTTGCCAGCCGTCGACGTCGCTGCGCCGCCGTCACCCGCTGACGAGGTGCCCGCGCCGCCTGCACCTGCCGTCGACGTCGCCGCGCCGCCCGTGCCCGTGCCTGCCCCGCCCGATGCCGTCGCTGCGCCGCCCGTCGCGGTCGCCGCGCCTGCCGTGGCTGCGCCGCCCGTGCCGCTGCCCGAAGCGGTTGCCGTGCCGCTGCCCGAGCCGCTGCCCGAACCCGACGCTGCGCCGCTGTTCGAGGTGGCCATGCCGCCGCCGCCGCCCGCACGTGAGGACAGATCGCCGCTGCCGGCTGCGCCAAGGCCGAGACCCGCACCAGCGCCCAGTGCCGCGCCCTTGCCGCTGCCGTTGCCGCCATAGGCAAGCGTGCCTGCTCCTGCACTGCCGCCCTTCGCGCCAGCGTCGCCGCCGCTGCCGTAGCCCTTGCCGCCGGATGCCTTCGACCAGCCGCCATCGCCGCCCGACGCTTTCGCGTAGCCGCCGTCGCCGCCCGAAGCCTTCGACCAGCCGCCGTCGCCGGCAATGGCGCGACCGCCGTTGCCACCGTCGCCGCCATAGCCGCCGCCAGCGCCAGCGCTTCCGCCTTTGCCGCCGATGCCCCTGGCGCCGTCTCCGCCCTTGCCGCCATTGACGTTGCCGTAGTTGGTCGCGACGTTGCCGATGCCAGTGACCCTGACATGGCTCACGGTGCCGTCAAGCTTGCTGACGGCCACAGTCTTCGTGTTGTTCCACGAGTCCTGCGAGACCTTCGAGTGTCCCGTCACTTCGTTGACGTTGTTGCCCGTCGTGCTGCCCTGGGTCGACGACGCCGTGTTCGACAGGGAGTTATCGCCGCTGCCCGACTTCTGGTTGCACGAGTAGTCGCCATTCGCGCAGGGGTTGGCCATCGCATAGCCGCTAAAGCCCAGCGCGACGATGGCAGCTGATGCCAAAAGTGTCTTACGCATGAAAGCCTCCTATTGGATTAGCGGCCCACGCTCAGGTTTGCCTGAACGGTGACGGCCTGCTGCACCAGCGAAGCCATGCCGCTGTTCTGGTTCGCGACCAGGATGCCGGCCGCCGACTGAGCGACGCTCGTCATGGTGTTGGCCATGCTGAAGTCACCCGTGCCGACGCCGATCGAGCCGCCCGCGCCGCCAGCACCGCCTGAGCCGCCCGTGCCCGCGCCGCCGGCTGCTGCCGTCGCCGTGGCTGCTGCGCCCGCGCCAGCTGCACCGCCTGCGCCGCCCGTCGCATTGCCGCCGTTACCGGCCGTCGAGCCTGCCGCGCCGCCTGCGCCTGCCGTGGCCGTCGCTGCGCCGCCCGCACCTGCCGTCGACGTCGCTGCGCCGCCCGAGCCTGTGCCTGCGCCGCCCGTAGCGGTGCCCGTTCCAGCCGTAGCCGTTGTTGCGCCAGACGTGCCTGCGCCGCCGCTACCCGTACCCGTGCCCGAGCCGCTCGCCGTTGCCGTGCCCGTACCCGTGGCGGTCGCAGCACCGCTCGCCGAGGAGGCGCTGCCGCCGCCGCCATTGGCCTTCGAGTGCACGTCGCCGCTGCCCGCAAGTCCAGCGCCCGCACCGAGTGCGAGACCTGCGCCCTTGCCGGAGCCACGTCCGTCGCCGCCTGCCGCTGCCGATCCAGCGTACGAGCTGCCGCCCTTGGCCCATGCGTCGCCGCCACTGCCGGAGCCCTTGCCGCCGGACGCCCTGGCATTGCCGCCGTCGCCGGCGTAGGCCTTCGAGTTGCCGCCATCGCCGCCCGATGCCTTCGAGTTGCCGCCGTCGCCAGCGATGGCCTTGCCGCC from Paraburkholderia caribensis includes:
- a CDS encoding acetate kinase translates to MKREPFRHVRTISYATMLLFYVEAHAQSLQDQTAQENIATLRQELNNRIKELDALKRKIAEEEAQFQQLSKALDSRMLEVTRGTGQPGSGAAPATGIAQSTPAGGNAEAAPNAADASTAGAATGATAGAATGAAPAPVINMAQNAGGEQPVQPVGQAPIPDTAPPAVAPIFDQPGVLTPKNKFVLEPSFQFGYSSSDRVALVGYTIIPALLIGLIDVREIKSNVLTAGVAARYGITNRMEVEVRVPYVYSTNDTVSREIFTGSAQDNVFNSSGHGIGDVEMTLRYQLNEGGPDKFYYIGWLRFKTATGKSPFDVVTDCVTRCIGNTTGTGLPLEQPTGTGFYAIQPGLTWLFPSDPVVFFGNFSYLHSFARSDLSLHILNGETDFVGKIQPGDIYGFNVGMGLALNEKASFSIGYDQSIVLPTKQNGSTVPGSVRVILGTLLVGYSYRLTPKTTLNFSLGAGLTRDTPDLTLTFRMPIQF
- a CDS encoding C39 family peptidase, producing the protein MKLHGVLHGGLQGAAWLLACALTAASPARADPITIYEPSGAGYAMHVTSLKEARFKRTIKQQFDFSCGSAAVATLLTFQYNYPVSEQTAFQEMFENGDQTKIRTEGFSLLDIKRFLERRGFIADGYELPLQKLVETNTPAIVLISESGYHHFVVVKGLKNDRVLIGDPATGTRPVPLKSFEAKWEDQVLFVIHNKPGVGVFNDPVDWRVAPPAPLYTGVNRDGLFFTVMPKHGASDF